The following coding sequences lie in one Allorhizobium pseudoryzae genomic window:
- a CDS encoding ABC transporter substrate-binding protein: MTLTKLFLATALAATSLTQTAAAADLRMSWWGGDSRHKATQAALKACGEKHGHTIAAEFTGWDGHLEKVTTQIAGGTEADIMQINWPWLPLFSIKGDGFADLNQYSKIIDLSQWAPEELAAGSMNGKLNGLSVSTTGRVFMFNKTALDKAGVAIPTTWDELFAAAKQLKAKAGPDAYPMNAVKETAVLLISLYATQNTGKDLVDPATKKVAWTQEELAKAIDFYGKMVSEGVVVSQKDNAAEGNLNLFESPKWADGRISGSYEWDSTFSKYADPLKGQVLQPVGILKNADAKTEGVYRKPSMVFSISKRSKNPEAAAQIVNCLLNEPEGITALGTSRGLPASKIAAKMLTDAGKIEPQIVAAHDIIMKATGPTVSPLNEHPEIRAVFLDTLEEYAYEQLDSKEAAEQIIDGVNDVLKKF, encoded by the coding sequence ATGACTTTGACGAAGCTTTTCCTGGCGACGGCACTCGCTGCGACCAGTCTCACACAAACGGCGGCCGCCGCCGATCTGCGCATGTCCTGGTGGGGTGGTGACAGCCGCCACAAGGCAACGCAAGCGGCGCTGAAGGCCTGCGGCGAAAAGCACGGCCATACGATCGCGGCCGAATTCACCGGCTGGGACGGCCATCTCGAAAAGGTGACGACCCAGATCGCCGGCGGCACCGAAGCCGACATCATGCAGATCAACTGGCCGTGGCTGCCGCTCTTCTCGATCAAGGGTGACGGTTTTGCCGATCTCAACCAGTACAGCAAGATCATCGATCTCAGCCAGTGGGCACCGGAGGAACTGGCGGCCGGCTCGATGAACGGCAAGCTGAACGGGCTTTCCGTCTCCACCACCGGCCGCGTCTTCATGTTCAACAAGACCGCGCTGGACAAGGCCGGTGTCGCCATTCCGACAACCTGGGACGAACTGTTCGCCGCCGCCAAGCAGCTGAAGGCGAAGGCCGGTCCTGACGCCTATCCGATGAATGCAGTCAAGGAGACGGCGGTGCTGCTGATCTCGCTCTATGCCACGCAGAACACCGGCAAGGATCTGGTCGATCCGGCAACCAAAAAGGTGGCCTGGACGCAGGAAGAGCTCGCCAAGGCGATCGATTTCTACGGCAAGATGGTCAGCGAAGGCGTCGTCGTGTCGCAGAAGGACAATGCGGCGGAGGGTAACCTCAATCTCTTCGAAAGCCCGAAATGGGCGGATGGCCGCATCTCGGGCTCCTATGAATGGGATTCGACCTTCTCCAAATATGCCGATCCGCTGAAGGGTCAGGTTCTGCAGCCGGTCGGCATCCTGAAGAATGCCGATGCCAAGACGGAAGGGGTCTACCGCAAGCCGTCCATGGTGTTCTCGATCTCCAAACGCTCGAAAAACCCGGAAGCCGCCGCCCAGATCGTCAACTGCCTGCTGAACGAGCCGGAAGGCATCACCGCACTTGGTACCTCGCGCGGCCTGCCGGCCAGCAAGATCGCAGCGAAGATGCTGACCGATGCCGGTAAGATCGAACCGCAGATCGTGGCGGCGCACGACATCATCATGAAGGCCACGGGCCCAACGGTGTCACCGCTCAACGAGCACCCGGAAATCCGCGCCGTCTTCCTCGATACGCTGGAGGAATATGCCTACGAGCAGCTCGATTCCAAGGAAGCCGCCGAGCAGATCATCGATGGCGTGAACGACGTCCTGAAGAAGTTCTGA
- a CDS encoding ABC transporter ATP-binding protein — protein sequence MARLQLRNLEKDYAGFRAVHGINLEVADGEFMVLVGPSGCAKSTTLRMIAGLERVTGGEIRIGDDLVNDRAPGERGIAMVFQNYALYPHMKVRKNLSFGLRLKRRPTDEIEQATRDVSNILEIGDYLERLPKQLSGGQAQRVAVGRALIKKPQVFLFDEPLSNLDAKLRASMRVRITDLHKQLKADGLQSTVVYVTHDQTEAMTMGDRICVMKEGRIMQVADPVTLYNRPANAFVAGFIGSPEMNLVDANLSGSTLTIGSQSLTLEPAILNRLSPTIASALTFGVRPQHFTLVGAEEPNALAGRVSHVEFMGHEVYLYVNVEGQQMIVVVSATQYDRSKINGDVVRLAPSQETAHLFDRKTGENVSLADIH from the coding sequence ATGGCTCGTCTGCAGCTTAGAAACCTCGAAAAAGACTATGCCGGCTTCAGGGCCGTGCACGGGATCAACCTCGAAGTCGCCGATGGCGAGTTCATGGTGCTCGTCGGCCCGTCCGGATGTGCAAAATCCACGACGCTGCGCATGATTGCCGGTTTGGAACGCGTCACCGGCGGCGAGATCCGCATCGGCGACGACCTCGTCAACGACAGGGCGCCCGGCGAGCGCGGCATTGCCATGGTGTTCCAGAACTATGCGCTTTATCCGCATATGAAGGTGCGCAAGAACCTCTCCTTCGGACTTCGCCTGAAGCGCCGACCCACGGACGAAATCGAGCAGGCGACCCGCGACGTCTCCAACATCCTGGAGATCGGCGATTACCTTGAGCGACTGCCGAAGCAGCTTTCCGGTGGCCAGGCGCAGCGCGTGGCCGTCGGCCGAGCACTGATCAAGAAGCCGCAGGTCTTCCTCTTCGACGAACCCCTGTCGAACCTCGATGCCAAGCTGCGTGCCTCGATGCGCGTGCGCATCACCGATCTGCACAAGCAGTTGAAGGCCGATGGCCTGCAGTCCACCGTCGTCTACGTCACACACGACCAGACGGAAGCCATGACCATGGGCGACCGGATCTGCGTGATGAAGGAAGGCCGCATCATGCAGGTGGCCGATCCGGTGACGCTCTACAACCGCCCCGCCAATGCCTTTGTCGCGGGTTTCATCGGCAGCCCGGAAATGAACCTCGTGGATGCGAACCTCTCCGGCAGCACGCTGACGATCGGCTCGCAAAGCCTGACGTTGGAACCGGCGATATTGAACCGATTGAGCCCGACGATCGCGTCGGCGCTCACCTTCGGTGTTCGCCCGCAGCACTTCACCCTGGTCGGTGCCGAAGAGCCGAATGCTCTCGCTGGCCGTGTCTCGCATGTCGAGTTCATGGGCCATGAGGTCTACCTCTACGTCAATGTCGAGGGGCAGCAGATGATCGTGGTGGTGTCTGCCACGCAGTACGACCGCAGCAAGATCAACGGGGATGTCGTCCGCCTGGCCCCGAGCCAGGAGACGGCGCATCTCTTCGACCGGAAAACCGGGGAGAACGTCTCCCTGGCCGATATCCACTAA
- a CDS encoding carbohydrate ABC transporter permease: MADHVLSPNLAADQEADRILKAQRRRHTVSMILRYGVLTLVGLLMLYPLIWLIGASFKPNSEIFAGAGFIPQEPTTSGYVNGWKTSTPYTFGHFFWNTFLIVVPKIIGTAISCTAVAYGFARFEFPGKKILFASLIATLLLPNVVTRIPQYLLFRDLGWLDTFLPLWVPSALAGDAFFVFMLVQFLRAIPRDMEEAARVDGANTWQVLIFIVVPLLIPALISVCLFQFMWTMNDFLGPLIYISSVDKFPVSLALKLSIDTTEAFEWNRILAMSVLTIMPALIVFFVAQKYFIEGISAGGVKG, from the coding sequence ATGGCCGATCACGTTCTTTCCCCAAATCTGGCCGCCGACCAGGAGGCCGATCGCATCCTGAAGGCACAGCGCCGTCGCCATACGGTCAGCATGATCCTGCGCTACGGCGTGCTGACGCTCGTCGGCCTCCTGATGCTCTACCCGCTGATCTGGCTGATCGGTGCCTCGTTCAAGCCGAACTCGGAAATCTTCGCCGGCGCCGGCTTCATCCCGCAGGAGCCGACCACCTCCGGCTATGTCAACGGCTGGAAGACCTCGACGCCCTACACGTTCGGACATTTCTTCTGGAACACCTTCCTGATCGTCGTGCCGAAGATCATCGGCACCGCAATCTCCTGCACGGCGGTGGCCTATGGGTTCGCCCGCTTCGAATTTCCGGGCAAGAAGATCCTGTTTGCCTCGCTGATCGCCACCCTGCTTCTGCCGAATGTGGTCACCCGCATTCCGCAATACCTGCTGTTTCGCGATCTCGGCTGGCTGGATACGTTCCTGCCGCTCTGGGTGCCGTCGGCCCTGGCGGGCGATGCCTTCTTCGTCTTCATGCTCGTACAGTTCCTGCGCGCCATCCCGCGCGACATGGAGGAGGCGGCTCGCGTCGATGGCGCCAACACCTGGCAGGTGCTGATCTTCATCGTCGTGCCGCTGCTCATCCCGGCGCTCATCTCGGTCTGCCTCTTCCAGTTCATGTGGACCATGAACGACTTCCTCGGACCGCTCATCTACATCTCGTCGGTCGACAAGTTCCCCGTGTCGCTGGCGCTGAAACTCTCCATCGATACCACCGAAGCCTTCGAGTGGAACCGGATCCTCGCCATGTCGGTGCTCACCATCATGCCGGCGCTGATCGTGTTCTTCGTAGCCCAGAAATACTTCATCGAAGGCATCTCCGCCGGTGGCGTGAAAGGATAA
- a CDS encoding carbohydrate ABC transporter permease, which produces MSGDNRFLGLIYLSPYILGLMVFTALPFAASFYLSFTDYNLMSAPVFTGLDNYWKLFTGDRTFRKSLWVTLVYVFTTVPLKLAFALFIAVILNYKLKFINFFRTAFYVPSILGGSIAIAVMWRYLFADVGIVNMALQGIGLEPVNWFGDPTNALFTITLLRLWQFGSAMVIFLAALQSIDKSLYEAASIDGAGKFSTFWHITMPLITPVIFFNLIMQMVQAFQEFNGPYIITQGGPLKSTYLLPLYIYEEAFKRFDMGYASAIAWVLFVIIMVLTVIAFWSSRHWVYYAGDKRS; this is translated from the coding sequence ATGAGCGGAGACAACCGCTTCCTCGGGCTCATCTATCTGTCGCCCTATATCCTCGGGCTCATGGTGTTCACGGCGCTGCCGTTTGCCGCGTCCTTCTACCTGAGCTTCACCGATTACAACCTGATGAGCGCCCCGGTCTTCACCGGCCTCGACAATTACTGGAAGCTGTTCACCGGCGACCGCACCTTCCGCAAGTCGCTGTGGGTCACCCTGGTCTATGTGTTCACGACCGTGCCGCTGAAGCTCGCCTTTGCGCTCTTCATCGCCGTCATCCTGAACTACAAGCTGAAGTTCATCAATTTCTTCCGCACCGCCTTCTACGTTCCCTCGATCCTCGGCGGCTCGATCGCGATCGCGGTCATGTGGCGTTATCTCTTCGCCGATGTCGGCATCGTCAACATGGCGCTGCAGGGTATCGGCCTGGAACCGGTGAACTGGTTCGGCGATCCCACCAACGCGCTCTTCACCATCACGCTTTTGCGCCTGTGGCAGTTCGGTTCGGCCATGGTGATCTTCCTGGCGGCGCTGCAGAGCATCGACAAGTCGCTCTACGAGGCGGCCTCGATCGACGGCGCCGGCAAGTTTTCGACCTTCTGGCACATCACCATGCCGCTGATCACGCCGGTCATCTTCTTCAACCTGATCATGCAGATGGTCCAGGCCTTCCAGGAGTTCAACGGCCCCTACATCATCACCCAGGGCGGACCGCTGAAATCCACCTATCTCCTGCCGCTCTACATCTACGAGGAGGCCTTCAAGCGCTTCGACATGGGCTATGCCTCGGCCATTGCCTGGGTCCTCTTCGTCATCATCATGGTGCTCACCGTCATTGCCTTCTGGTCCTCGCGCCACTGGGTCTATTACGCCGGCGACAAGAGGAGCTAA
- a CDS encoding helix-turn-helix domain-containing protein — protein sequence MDKNEQGPLAAIPVQALNLTLTRSTIKMLHSPTWRIDKTNSVHDLVICLTGSAEYEIAGERLTMEPGHALLIEAGTRFVGRATSTDLYTGFAQHFTLDVFGRVDLISQMELRRAVRLPRWDMLQQMARHYRESVPLSSTTLAQHHLFMVFLIEYIEAAFLGWRQQQEASVDNPDALSLAVMVAASRIAADPLDDGIVPKVLGSVPYNQDYFRRVFRRQVGLTPTKYQEFKRMERAMGLLAGGRSVKQTAAVVGYSDSYYFSRMFKHYIGVSPAGYKAAEKRHRDGQFPRGEEDGLVVYPVLSRNRDAEDDAA from the coding sequence ATGGATAAAAACGAACAAGGTCCACTGGCCGCCATTCCGGTTCAGGCGCTCAATCTCACCCTCACCCGCTCCACCATCAAGATGCTGCACTCGCCGACCTGGCGAATCGACAAGACCAACTCCGTGCACGATCTTGTCATATGTCTTACAGGATCGGCCGAGTATGAGATTGCCGGCGAAAGGCTGACCATGGAGCCCGGCCACGCCCTGTTGATCGAGGCCGGGACCCGTTTTGTCGGACGCGCCACTTCCACCGACCTCTACACCGGCTTCGCCCAGCATTTCACACTGGATGTCTTCGGCCGTGTGGATCTCATCTCGCAGATGGAATTGCGCCGCGCCGTGCGCCTGCCCCGCTGGGACATGCTGCAGCAGATGGCCCGCCATTACCGGGAAAGCGTGCCTCTATCCTCCACAACGCTCGCGCAGCACCATCTCTTCATGGTTTTCCTCATCGAATACATCGAAGCCGCCTTCCTCGGTTGGCGGCAGCAGCAGGAGGCAAGCGTCGACAATCCGGATGCGCTGTCGCTCGCCGTGATGGTGGCCGCAAGCCGCATCGCCGCCGATCCGCTGGATGACGGCATCGTGCCGAAGGTGCTGGGCTCGGTGCCCTACAATCAGGATTATTTCCGCCGCGTCTTCCGCCGGCAGGTCGGCCTGACGCCGACGAAGTACCAGGAATTCAAGCGCATGGAGCGGGCGATGGGGCTGCTCGCCGGCGGGCGCTCCGTCAAGCAGACCGCCGCTGTCGTGGGCTACAGCGACAGCTATTACTTCTCCCGCATGTTCAAGCACTACATCGGGGTGAGCCCGGCAGGCTACAAGGCCGCCGAGAAACGGCATCGCGACGGCCAGTTTCCACGCGGCGAGGAGGACGGGCTGGTGGTCTACCCCGTCCTCTCGCGCAACCGCGATGCCGAGGACGATGCCGCCTGA
- a CDS encoding phosphodiesterase yields MKIIQITDTHLMPSGVTVNGVDPEQQLRAAIADIVEKHADADLGIMTGDLCNFGDPEAYALLKEILAPVPFEMRLLLGNHDDRANFRAAFPNHPVDQNGFIQSHLDTPFGRLLFLDSHQPGVIGGHYGEDRMVWLDSALAGAGDEPVTVFIHHPPMDCGIGHFEKIGMHDEGRLMQRLSVHPGGIRHIVFGHIHVPLAGTSVEGIAFSSGQACAHRFITDLDAPDPLWTGGNPCYRIIRLDEQGFRAYGAEVGEISTGRAIICDGP; encoded by the coding sequence ATGAAAATCATCCAGATCACCGACACGCACCTGATGCCCTCCGGCGTCACCGTCAACGGCGTCGATCCCGAGCAGCAGTTGCGTGCCGCGATTGCCGATATCGTCGAAAAACATGCCGACGCGGATCTCGGCATCATGACCGGTGATCTCTGCAATTTTGGCGATCCCGAAGCCTATGCGCTGCTGAAGGAAATCCTGGCGCCGGTACCCTTCGAGATGCGCCTGCTGCTGGGCAACCACGACGACCGGGCAAATTTCCGGGCGGCGTTTCCCAATCATCCCGTGGACCAGAACGGTTTCATCCAGTCGCATCTCGACACGCCCTTCGGCCGCCTGCTGTTCCTCGACAGCCATCAGCCGGGCGTGATCGGCGGCCATTATGGCGAGGACCGGATGGTTTGGCTCGACAGTGCGCTGGCGGGGGCCGGTGATGAGCCGGTAACCGTCTTCATCCATCATCCGCCGATGGACTGCGGCATCGGGCATTTTGAGAAGATCGGCATGCATGACGAGGGGCGGCTGATGCAGCGTCTTTCGGTACATCCGGGCGGCATCCGCCATATCGTCTTCGGGCATATTCATGTACCGCTCGCCGGGACCAGCGTTGAGGGCATTGCCTTCAGCTCCGGCCAGGCCTGCGCCCACCGGTTCATCACCGATCTCGATGCGCCCGATCCGCTCTGGACCGGCGGCAACCCGTGCTACCGGATCATCAGGCTCGATGAACAGGGGTTCCGCGCCTATGGTGCGGAGGTCGGCGAGATTTCCACCGGCCGGGCGATCATCTGCGACGGCCCCTGA
- a CDS encoding ABC transporter substrate-binding protein: MKLNRRTLMSGLMASLAFAGVTKPVLADEITLNVLYNLPGFTKFHQPLADEFMKNNPGINISFLAPAAGYNEGQQQVLRAAVTGSLPDVYFSGYNLTAELVHTLAPRQQITDLTPLIEAEGGKAFLDKNYSPKMAALGQIDGKQYGLPVNASSPIMYINADLVKKAGGDPDNMPKTFGGLIELAKKIHALDPKIAGMGYDINGWPDDWLWQALIFQQGGKLVDPATKTVAFNNEIGLNALKLTRQFVTEGGQNLLDWDQSRQQFGAGLTGFIFSTPAHVQTIEGLVGNRFPLKTATFPLEDKENGGVPTGGNSAVILTQDKAKQDAAWKYLKWITGPEAQNTIVRITGYLPTNKLATGPNYLEPYYVEHPNVKTASLQADRSLPWAGYPGGDSVRIWRTQRDIIGTVMRGEVSPEAGLKQIVEQTNALMK, translated from the coding sequence ATGAAACTCAACCGACGCACCCTGATGAGCGGCCTGATGGCCTCTCTCGCCTTTGCCGGCGTAACCAAGCCCGTTCTGGCGGACGAGATCACGCTGAACGTGCTCTACAACCTGCCGGGCTTCACCAAATTCCATCAGCCGCTCGCCGATGAATTCATGAAGAACAACCCGGGCATCAATATCAGCTTCCTGGCGCCCGCCGCCGGTTATAACGAAGGCCAGCAGCAGGTGCTGCGCGCGGCTGTCACCGGCAGTCTGCCGGACGTTTATTTCTCCGGATACAACCTGACGGCAGAGCTGGTGCACACGCTCGCACCGCGCCAGCAGATCACGGATCTGACGCCGTTAATCGAGGCCGAAGGCGGCAAGGCCTTCCTCGACAAGAACTATTCGCCGAAGATGGCCGCACTCGGTCAGATCGATGGCAAGCAGTACGGCCTGCCGGTCAATGCCTCCTCGCCGATCATGTATATCAATGCCGATCTGGTGAAGAAGGCCGGCGGTGACCCGGACAACATGCCGAAGACCTTTGGCGGCCTCATCGAGCTTGCCAAAAAGATCCACGCCCTTGATCCGAAGATCGCCGGCATGGGTTATGACATCAACGGCTGGCCGGATGACTGGCTGTGGCAGGCGCTGATCTTCCAGCAGGGCGGCAAGCTGGTGGATCCCGCCACCAAGACCGTTGCCTTCAACAACGAGATCGGCCTCAACGCTCTGAAGCTGACGCGCCAGTTCGTCACCGAAGGTGGCCAGAACCTGCTCGATTGGGACCAGTCGCGCCAGCAATTCGGCGCCGGCCTCACCGGCTTCATCTTCTCGACGCCAGCCCATGTGCAGACCATCGAAGGTCTCGTCGGCAACCGCTTCCCGTTGAAGACGGCAACCTTCCCGCTGGAAGACAAGGAAAACGGCGGCGTGCCGACCGGCGGCAATTCCGCCGTCATCCTGACGCAGGACAAGGCCAAGCAGGATGCTGCCTGGAAGTATCTGAAGTGGATCACCGGTCCGGAAGCGCAGAACACCATCGTCCGCATCACCGGCTACCTGCCGACCAACAAGCTCGCCACCGGCCCGAACTATCTCGAGCCCTACTACGTCGAGCATCCGAATGTGAAGACCGCCTCGCTGCAGGCTGACCGTTCGCTTCCCTGGGCCGGGTATCCGGGTGGTGATTCTGTTCGCATCTGGCGCACCCAGCGCGACATCATTGGCACCGTCATGCGCGGCGAAGTTTCGCCGGAAGCCGGTCTGAAGCAGATCGTCGAGCAGACCAACGCCCTGATGAAATAA
- a CDS encoding carbohydrate ABC transporter permease gives MARFRAFLPNLVLAAGAFVVLLPFYWMFLTSIRSPAEIFDVSLWPIPKAFDAAENYARAANQVPMARFMLNGVIVCVGILIVQVLTAVPAAYALAKLKFPGRKLLLTLVIAALCVPIQALALPLFVGLAKLELLNTYFAMMAPFFLSVFAIFLFHQSFRSYPDEIIEAARMDGFSEMEICWGLVLRGSLPSLAAFSVFSVVAHWNDLYWPMIVVTDINLAPPPLGMLFFSDVESGANYGALMAGAALITAPMLVCFLLARRHFIAGITMTGVK, from the coding sequence ATGGCTCGCTTTCGCGCTTTCCTGCCGAACCTCGTGCTGGCCGCCGGCGCCTTCGTGGTGCTGCTGCCCTTCTACTGGATGTTTTTGACCTCCATCCGCTCACCGGCGGAAATCTTCGACGTGTCGCTCTGGCCGATACCGAAGGCTTTTGATGCGGCGGAAAATTATGCCCGTGCCGCCAATCAGGTGCCGATGGCGCGCTTCATGCTGAACGGCGTGATCGTCTGCGTCGGCATCCTGATCGTGCAGGTGCTGACAGCGGTGCCGGCTGCCTATGCTCTGGCAAAGCTGAAATTCCCTGGCCGCAAGCTGCTGCTGACCCTGGTGATCGCCGCGCTCTGCGTGCCGATCCAGGCGCTGGCGCTGCCGCTGTTCGTCGGGCTTGCCAAGCTTGAACTTCTCAACACCTATTTTGCGATGATGGCGCCGTTCTTTCTCTCGGTCTTTGCCATCTTCCTCTTCCACCAGTCCTTCCGCAGCTACCCGGACGAGATCATCGAGGCGGCGCGCATGGACGGCTTTTCCGAGATGGAGATCTGCTGGGGGCTGGTGTTGCGCGGCTCCTTGCCTTCGCTGGCCGCCTTTTCGGTCTTCTCGGTCGTCGCCCACTGGAACGATCTCTACTGGCCGATGATCGTTGTCACCGACATCAACCTCGCGCCGCCGCCGCTCGGCATGCTGTTCTTCTCAGATGTCGAATCCGGCGCGAACTACGGCGCGCTGATGGCCGGTGCCGCCCTCATCACCGCGCCCATGCTCGTCTGTTTCCTGCTCGCCCGTCGTCACTTCATCGCCGGCATCACCATGACCGGCGTCAAGTAA
- a CDS encoding carbohydrate ABC transporter permease, producing MTVALDMDAPVEVTHTRRSSTERRMMWRALVFVAPACLLLAAIYIIPILVLAVFSVTDYQLGALSIRFIGLDNFAHAFSDPVFLRSLKNTVIYAVIVIPLGVFLALGVALLVYGRKRSRGFWEAAYFLPVTATLVAMVTVWQFLLHPSIGPVNAAIKWFGFEPVSFLSNPVLLIPTMAMIGVWQVLGFNMVLFLAGLTAIPKDLYEAARLDGAKNPIDRFLTVTWPMLGPTTLFVVVTTSISAFKVFETVAVLTKGRFGSETLLFDLYLEGFEYSNTGYAAALTLIFLVIILILSIGQTVHLDRKVHY from the coding sequence GCACCGAACGGCGTATGATGTGGCGCGCGCTCGTCTTCGTCGCGCCGGCCTGCCTGCTGCTGGCGGCGATCTATATCATCCCGATCCTGGTGCTGGCGGTCTTTTCCGTCACCGACTACCAACTGGGCGCGCTGTCGATCCGCTTCATCGGCCTCGACAACTTTGCCCACGCCTTCAGCGATCCGGTCTTCCTGCGCTCGCTGAAGAACACCGTGATCTATGCCGTCATCGTCATTCCGCTCGGCGTGTTCCTGGCGCTCGGCGTGGCGCTTCTGGTCTATGGCCGCAAGCGCAGCCGTGGCTTCTGGGAGGCGGCCTATTTCCTGCCGGTCACCGCCACGCTGGTGGCGATGGTGACCGTCTGGCAGTTCCTGCTGCATCCGTCGATCGGTCCGGTGAACGCCGCCATCAAGTGGTTCGGTTTCGAGCCGGTCTCCTTCCTGTCTAATCCTGTCCTCCTGATCCCCACCATGGCGATGATCGGCGTGTGGCAGGTGCTGGGTTTCAACATGGTGCTGTTCCTCGCCGGCCTGACGGCGATCCCGAAGGATCTATACGAGGCGGCCCGCCTGGATGGCGCGAAGAACCCGATCGACCGCTTCCTGACCGTGACCTGGCCAATGCTGGGGCCGACGACGCTCTTCGTCGTTGTCACCACCTCCATCTCCGCCTTCAAGGTCTTCGAGACGGTGGCGGTGCTGACCAAGGGGCGGTTCGGCTCGGAAACCCTGCTCTTCGATCTCTATCTCGAAGGTTTCGAATACTCGAACACCGGTTATGCCGCGGCCCTCACGCTGATCTTCCTCGTCATCATCCTGATCCTGTCGATCGGCCAGACCGTCCATCTTGACCGGAAGGTGCACTACTGA